A genomic stretch from Thermostichus vulcanus str. 'Rupite' includes:
- a CDS encoding MlaD family protein → MMRSRAVREGAVGLLILAGALGFAGLFLWIYNLRFGGQGFRFTVTYSNVVGLAEGSSVRLRGVNVGRVERIVPQLTRVEVQVAVDQPLVIPRNALFFTSQTGLVGETVMDILPPADPQILGGSPLAEDCDSSQMVCQGDVVEGTPGVDFGQLLTQMDRLITRVNDDEFFDNLNSTLEGITRVANSVADLSETVEDRVAAIRTEDLDLSQFTTAATAIQEAAESVRRTAQSFQSAADELTGLVEQNRTSLNASLQNVQQVSEDLQAMSSAVRPLITDPQLHTDVRQILADVRVASGNVAQATEDLRQISANLNDPGTMATLRQTLDSARVTFQNTQKITADIDELTGDPQFRRGLRDLVLGLSGLVSSVPGDSGEQVQPATAEYHFRFAPVSFVDVVSSSPP, encoded by the coding sequence ATGATGCGTTCACGGGCAGTACGAGAAGGGGCGGTGGGCCTATTGATCCTGGCGGGGGCTTTGGGCTTTGCTGGGCTGTTTTTGTGGATCTACAACTTGCGCTTCGGCGGCCAAGGCTTCCGGTTCACCGTTACTTACAGCAATGTGGTCGGCTTGGCGGAGGGATCCAGCGTGCGGCTGCGGGGGGTGAATGTCGGGCGCGTGGAGCGCATTGTGCCCCAGTTAACTCGAGTGGAGGTCCAGGTAGCGGTGGATCAGCCTTTGGTCATTCCCCGCAATGCCTTGTTTTTTACCAGCCAAACGGGGTTGGTCGGTGAAACCGTCATGGACATTTTGCCGCCTGCGGATCCCCAGATTTTGGGTGGATCCCCGTTGGCGGAAGATTGCGACAGCAGCCAAATGGTCTGTCAGGGGGATGTGGTGGAAGGAACTCCCGGCGTGGATTTCGGCCAGTTACTGACGCAAATGGATCGCCTGATCACGCGGGTCAATGATGACGAGTTTTTCGACAACCTCAATTCCACCCTGGAAGGGATCACCCGGGTTGCCAACAGCGTCGCGGATCTCTCTGAGACTGTGGAAGATCGCGTCGCCGCCATCCGCACGGAAGATCTGGATCTATCCCAATTCACCACTGCCGCTACCGCCATCCAAGAAGCGGCTGAATCTGTGAGACGAACAGCCCAAAGCTTTCAATCGGCTGCTGACGAGCTCACCGGCCTAGTGGAACAAAACCGCACCTCATTGAATGCTTCTTTGCAGAATGTGCAGCAGGTCAGCGAAGATCTGCAGGCCATGTCAAGCGCGGTTCGCCCCTTGATCACGGATCCCCAATTGCATACCGACGTACGGCAGATCCTTGCCGATGTACGAGTGGCTTCCGGTAATGTTGCCCAAGCCACCGAAGATCTGCGACAAATTTCCGCTAATCTCAACGATCCCGGCACGATGGCCACCCTCCGTCAAACCCTTGATTCCGCCCGAGTCACCTTTCAAAACACCCAAAAAATTACCGCTGATATCGATGAACTGACCGGGGATCCGCAATTTCGTCGGGGATTACGGGATTTGGTGCTGGGGTTAAGTGGTCTGGTTTCTAGCGTTCCCGGCGATTCGGGTGAGCAGGTTCAGCCGGCAACAGCAGAGTACCACTTCCGCTTTGCCCCCGTTTCTTTTGTAGATGTAGTCAGCAGCTCACCTCCCTAA
- a CDS encoding ABC transporter ATP-binding protein encodes MRDPQSSTPTGDPVPLVELRQVSKRFGSTVVFDQVDLKVYRGEALGLVGPSGTGKSTLLRIIAGLTEPDAGEVFWCGIPLPEIQAQHQTPPLRVGMVFQQAALFDSLTVEENVGFLLYEHSRLPRSRIRELVAAKLEAVGLAGKEHNLPEELSGGMRKRASFARAIMEDPSLPQDEPQLLLYDEPTAGLDPIASTVIEDLIRDLQQVKKACESYIVVTHQHSTIRRATDRIVLLAQGQVQWQGSVHQIETCDNPFVRQFFSGSVEGPIQVAGQV; translated from the coding sequence ATGAGGGATCCTCAGTCCTCCACCCCAACTGGGGATCCCGTCCCCTTGGTGGAGTTGCGCCAGGTTTCCAAGCGCTTTGGATCGACGGTGGTGTTTGACCAAGTGGATCTGAAGGTGTACCGTGGCGAAGCCCTTGGGTTGGTGGGGCCCTCGGGCACTGGCAAGTCGACACTGCTGCGCATTATTGCCGGACTAACGGAACCAGACGCGGGAGAAGTGTTTTGGTGTGGGATCCCGTTGCCGGAGATTCAAGCCCAACATCAAACTCCCCCGTTGCGGGTGGGTATGGTCTTTCAACAGGCGGCCCTGTTTGACTCCCTCACGGTAGAAGAGAATGTTGGCTTTTTGCTCTATGAACACTCCCGCTTACCCCGTTCTCGCATTCGGGAATTGGTGGCCGCTAAGCTAGAAGCAGTGGGGTTGGCAGGCAAGGAGCACAACTTGCCCGAGGAACTCTCGGGGGGGATGCGCAAACGGGCCAGTTTTGCCCGCGCCATTATGGAGGATCCCTCCTTGCCCCAGGATGAGCCGCAGCTGTTGCTCTACGATGAGCCGACGGCAGGGTTGGATCCAATTGCTTCCACGGTGATTGAAGACCTGATTCGGGATCTGCAGCAGGTGAAAAAGGCTTGTGAGAGCTACATCGTCGTCACTCACCAGCACAGCACCATTCGGCGGGCCACGGATCGCATCGTGCTACTGGCTCAGGGACAGGTGCAGTGGCAGGGATCCGTACACCAGATTGAAACTTGCGACAACCCCTTTGTGCGGCAATTTTTCAGTGGTAGCGTCGAGGGGCCAATTCAAGTGGCGGGGCAGGTATGA
- a CDS encoding TerC family protein, with protein sequence MSMDAVLAFAQGVIHSFTWMDLLLVVALVFLEAALSADNAVALAALVKHLPTPEQQNRALRWGIVGAYGFRIAIIFAAVWLVEYPPAQFVGACYLLWLAWQHFRGEEEGEEQDLTRHANFWQTLVMVEMTDLVFSFDSIAASVAVSRKPWVIILGGILGITLMRYMASLFLRWLDEFSRLEDAAFAIIALVGGCMLFEVFFPQIEIPEWGVMIAVIPLFAWGFSRRMGSPLEEEERQEGSVPSLSVLCTVGANELKQEEGISSFGAEPEATPELQPD encoded by the coding sequence ATGTCAATGGACGCAGTCTTGGCTTTTGCCCAAGGAGTGATTCACTCCTTCACTTGGATGGATCTCCTTTTGGTGGTGGCTTTGGTGTTTTTGGAAGCGGCCCTATCTGCCGATAACGCCGTTGCCCTGGCTGCTTTGGTGAAGCATTTGCCTACCCCCGAACAACAAAACCGGGCCTTGCGCTGGGGTATTGTCGGTGCCTATGGCTTTCGCATTGCCATTATTTTTGCTGCCGTCTGGTTGGTGGAGTATCCGCCGGCGCAGTTTGTTGGGGCTTGTTATTTGCTCTGGCTGGCTTGGCAGCATTTTCGGGGGGAAGAAGAAGGGGAAGAGCAAGACCTCACCCGCCATGCCAACTTTTGGCAGACCTTGGTGATGGTGGAGATGACGGATTTGGTGTTTTCCTTCGACAGCATTGCGGCTTCGGTGGCAGTCTCCCGCAAGCCCTGGGTCATTATCCTTGGGGGTATTCTCGGCATTACCCTGATGCGCTACATGGCCTCTCTGTTTTTGCGCTGGTTGGATGAGTTCTCTCGCTTAGAAGACGCGGCTTTTGCCATCATCGCCTTGGTGGGGGGCTGCATGCTGTTTGAGGTGTTTTTCCCACAGATCGAGATCCCAGAGTGGGGAGTGATGATAGCCGTGATTCCCTTATTTGCGTGGGGCTTCTCCCGACGTATGGGATCCCCGCTGGAGGAGGAGGAAAGACAGGAGGGCTCGGTGCCCAGCCTAAGTGTGCTCTGCACCGTTGGCGCGAATGAGCTGAAGCAGGAAGAAGGGATCTCCTCCTTTGGGGCTGAACCAGAGGCAACTCCAGAACTGCAGCCGGATTAA
- the larB gene encoding nickel pincer cofactor biosynthesis protein LarB, protein MNEPFIPPSSEQALRELLQAVAQGELSPERALDAYRFLPFESVGDFAHVDHHRSLRTGFPEAVWGPGKTPEQIAQIMEQLHQRGSLALATRIEAQVHEQIRRLLPQVQYSPLARLCWIPRAQAIAYPGQLSVISAGTADLPVAEEAALTAELSGFQVKRLWDVGVAGIHRLLQNRQALQADVLIVVAGMEGALASVVAGLANCPVIAVPTSIGYGASFQGLAALLTMLNSCAAGVGVVNIDNGFGAAILAGQILRCGQQMATRLNSATADKA, encoded by the coding sequence TTGAACGAACCCTTCATACCCCCTTCTTCTGAACAGGCGCTGCGAGAGCTGCTGCAGGCTGTTGCTCAAGGGGAGCTTTCCCCAGAACGCGCCCTGGATGCCTATCGGTTCTTGCCCTTTGAATCGGTGGGAGACTTCGCCCATGTGGATCATCACCGTTCCTTGCGCACTGGGTTTCCTGAGGCGGTTTGGGGTCCAGGAAAAACGCCAGAACAGATTGCCCAGATTATGGAGCAGCTCCATCAACGGGGATCCCTGGCCTTAGCCACCCGTATTGAGGCCCAGGTTCATGAGCAGATCCGCCGCCTTCTGCCCCAGGTTCAGTACTCGCCGCTGGCCCGTTTGTGTTGGATCCCCCGTGCTCAGGCGATTGCTTATCCCGGCCAGTTAAGTGTGATCTCCGCCGGTACTGCCGATCTGCCGGTGGCCGAAGAAGCCGCCCTTACCGCCGAACTGTCTGGCTTTCAGGTGAAACGCCTCTGGGATGTCGGGGTGGCCGGGATCCACCGGCTGCTGCAAAACCGACAAGCGCTCCAGGCGGATGTGTTGATTGTGGTGGCTGGTATGGAGGGTGCCTTGGCTAGCGTCGTGGCAGGTTTAGCCAACTGTCCAGTCATCGCCGTCCCCACCAGCATTGGCTATGGAGCGAGTTTTCAAGGGTTGGCCGCTTTGCTCACCATGCTCAACTCCTGTGCGGCGGGAGTAGGGGTGGTGAATATTGACAATGGCTTTGGGGCAGCGATTCTGGCCGGTCAGATCCTGCGCTGTGGACAGCAGATGGCCACCCGACTCAACTCTGCCACTGCCGACAAAGCCTGA
- a CDS encoding universal stress protein: MFKNLLIATDRQDGLQRFGKCLADLHSGGIERIAFVHSVAWQDDSIGIPEDITPEIQAQQAELQELLSDIPAGLEVKALVQVSKPVDLILKGIQQYGSDLLITGMDTHNLLTEKLFGSTTIGLLPKLKIPVMVVRPQLIAAFTLEELRLRSRHLFRCILVPFDFEEPRQKLLDDLSRRLSDSAPSQPQCENITVLYVIDPSARRNQGCDVQVLKRKAEADLAQAIEGLARHAQAVQLRTLVRVGSPLKEILATAADEDMTAIATASPNVGSFWEWSVRSLTGDILRRSWHPVLFFPRGALAK, encoded by the coding sequence ATGTTCAAGAACCTGTTAATTGCTACCGATCGCCAAGATGGCTTACAGCGGTTTGGCAAGTGTTTGGCAGACCTACACAGCGGCGGCATTGAACGCATCGCCTTTGTTCACAGCGTCGCCTGGCAAGATGACAGCATCGGTATTCCCGAAGACATTACTCCTGAGATACAGGCTCAGCAGGCGGAGTTGCAGGAGCTGTTGAGCGATATTCCGGCAGGGTTGGAAGTTAAGGCGTTGGTGCAGGTGAGCAAGCCAGTAGATCTGATCCTAAAAGGGATCCAGCAATATGGCTCCGATCTGCTGATTACCGGCATGGATACCCACAACTTACTCACCGAGAAGTTGTTTGGCAGCACCACCATTGGTCTATTGCCGAAACTGAAGATCCCGGTGATGGTGGTGCGCCCCCAGTTGATTGCTGCCTTCACCCTAGAGGAATTGCGCTTGCGCAGCCGCCATCTGTTTCGCTGTATCTTGGTGCCTTTTGATTTTGAGGAACCCCGCCAGAAACTGTTAGATGACCTCAGTCGTCGGTTGTCCGATAGTGCTCCCTCCCAGCCTCAGTGTGAGAACATCACGGTGCTCTATGTGATCGATCCCAGCGCCCGCCGCAACCAGGGATGTGATGTGCAAGTGCTGAAACGGAAAGCAGAGGCGGATCTGGCTCAAGCTATTGAAGGGCTGGCTCGACATGCTCAGGCGGTGCAGCTGCGCACCCTCGTGCGGGTGGGATCCCCTTTGAAGGAGATTCTGGCCACCGCTGCCGACGAAGATATGACGGCGATTGCCACTGCTTCTCCCAATGTAGGGAGCTTTTGGGAATGGTCGGTACGCAGCTTGACGGGCGACATTCTGCGGCGTAGCTGGCATCCGGTGTTGTTTTTCCCCCGTGGGGCTTTGGCGAAATAG
- the dnaB gene encoding replicative DNA helicase, whose amino-acid sequence MISDYDLTGGDRLPPQNVEAEEEILGGILLDPDALVRVAELLRPEMFYTSAHQEIYRAALQLHSQGQPTDLMTVSAWLADHHLLERVGGTGAIRRLLEQTVSSINIDQYARLVLDKYMRRQLIQVSNTLARLAYDTSQPLSQVMDQAEQQVFGLTQERVQRSLIPASDVLVNIFSDLEEKFQNGAQIPGIPTKFIDLDNLTQGLQRSDLLILAGRPSMGKTSLALNVAQNVAAYSKQPVAVFSLEMSREQLVQRLLASEARIDSSRLRSGRISENEWQRLGQAIGFLSQLPLFIDDTPDCTVTEIRSKARRLQAEQGGTLGMVLIDYLQLMQGSAADNRVQELSRITRGLKALAKELMVPVLVLSQLSRAVESRSDKRPQLADLRESGCLSGETEVLDVDRGKVWRLEQLASVAQPEALPRLLSLNSRGRLVPQKPVKVFCSGKQRTCTLKTRLNLSIQATGNHPFFTQQGWKALDDLQLEEEVAVVLQEELVWDPVVSISELGDPQPVYDIEMPRHHNFVANGLLVHNSIEQDADLVMMLYRPEYYDPNTNDRGIAELIIAKHRNGPTGTVRLLFENQYTQFRNLADPNR is encoded by the coding sequence GTGATCAGCGATTACGACCTAACCGGCGGGGATCGGCTTCCCCCCCAGAATGTGGAGGCCGAAGAGGAGATCCTAGGCGGGATCCTCTTGGATCCGGATGCACTGGTGCGGGTGGCAGAGCTCCTGCGCCCGGAGATGTTCTATACTTCCGCCCACCAGGAAATTTATCGGGCGGCCTTACAGCTGCACAGTCAGGGACAACCTACCGACCTGATGACGGTTTCTGCTTGGCTGGCGGATCACCATCTACTGGAGCGGGTGGGCGGTACCGGGGCAATTCGTCGTTTGCTGGAGCAAACCGTCAGCAGCATCAACATCGATCAGTACGCTCGCTTGGTGCTGGACAAGTATATGCGCCGCCAGTTGATCCAGGTGAGCAATACCCTAGCTCGGTTGGCCTACGACACCAGTCAGCCATTGTCGCAGGTGATGGATCAAGCAGAGCAGCAGGTGTTTGGTCTGACCCAAGAACGGGTGCAGCGCAGCCTTATTCCTGCCTCCGATGTTTTGGTCAATATCTTCTCAGATCTGGAAGAGAAGTTTCAAAATGGGGCCCAAATCCCAGGGATCCCGACCAAATTCATCGATCTGGATAACCTAACCCAGGGTTTGCAACGTTCTGATCTGTTGATCCTGGCAGGGCGCCCTTCCATGGGAAAAACCAGCCTTGCCCTGAACGTTGCCCAGAATGTGGCTGCCTACTCCAAGCAGCCGGTTGCTGTCTTTAGTTTGGAAATGTCGCGGGAACAACTGGTGCAGCGTCTTTTGGCCAGTGAAGCCCGCATCGACAGTAGCCGCCTACGTTCTGGGCGCATCAGCGAGAATGAGTGGCAACGCCTCGGACAGGCGATCGGCTTTTTGTCGCAGCTGCCCTTGTTCATCGACGATACCCCCGATTGCACCGTCACTGAAATTCGCTCTAAGGCGCGTCGTTTGCAAGCAGAGCAAGGGGGAACTTTGGGGATGGTGTTGATCGACTATCTACAACTGATGCAGGGATCCGCCGCCGACAACCGGGTGCAGGAGCTGTCTCGCATTACCCGTGGCCTCAAGGCCCTAGCCAAAGAACTGATGGTGCCGGTGCTGGTGCTGTCCCAGTTGAGTCGGGCAGTGGAGTCTCGCTCCGACAAACGTCCGCAACTGGCGGATCTACGGGAATCCGGCTGTCTATCCGGGGAAACGGAGGTGCTGGATGTGGATCGAGGCAAAGTGTGGCGGTTGGAGCAGCTGGCTTCTGTCGCTCAGCCAGAGGCCCTACCCCGTCTGCTCAGCTTGAATAGCCGTGGTCGCCTCGTGCCCCAAAAGCCCGTCAAAGTGTTTTGTAGTGGGAAGCAACGTACCTGTACTCTGAAAACCCGGCTTAATCTTTCTATTCAGGCGACTGGGAACCACCCTTTTTTCACGCAGCAGGGCTGGAAGGCGCTGGATGACCTGCAACTGGAGGAAGAAGTGGCAGTGGTGCTCCAGGAGGAACTGGTGTGGGATCCCGTGGTCTCGATTAGCGAGTTGGGGGATCCGCAGCCGGTTTACGACATCGAGATGCCCCGTCATCACAACTTTGTCGCCAATGGTCTGCTGGTACACAACAGCATTGAGCAGGATGCGGATTTGGTGATGATGCTCTACCGACCGGAATACTACGACCCCAACACCAACGATCGCGGCATTGCGGAATTGATCATCGCCAAACACCGCAATGGCCCCACCGGCACCGTTCGGCTGCTGTTTGAAAACCAGTACACCCAGTTTCGCAATCTGGCAGATCCCAATCGTTGA
- the rplI gene encoding 50S ribosomal protein L9 has product MSKRDMQVVLRQSIPGLGKPGELVNVKPGYARNYLFPRQMAVRVTPGLLKERQMRLEQEAARKLAEKQRAEGYKTALETIGRFVIRQKVGENDLLFGQVTSSDIAEVVLATSGLDIDRRNISLPEEINKTGVYPVQVKLHPEVTATLRIQVTPA; this is encoded by the coding sequence ATGTCGAAACGTGATATGCAGGTTGTGCTGCGCCAGTCGATTCCAGGACTGGGCAAACCCGGGGAGTTGGTGAATGTCAAACCTGGCTATGCCCGCAACTATCTTTTCCCCCGGCAGATGGCTGTGCGGGTTACTCCTGGGCTTTTGAAAGAGCGTCAAATGCGCCTGGAGCAAGAAGCGGCCCGTAAACTGGCAGAAAAACAGCGGGCAGAAGGCTACAAAACTGCTCTGGAAACCATTGGTCGCTTTGTCATTCGTCAAAAGGTGGGAGAAAACGATTTGCTCTTTGGGCAAGTGACCAGCAGCGATATTGCAGAAGTGGTGTTGGCCACCAGCGGTCTAGATATTGATCGCCGCAACATTTCTCTGCCAGAAGAGATCAACAAAACCGGTGTTTACCCCGTGCAGGTGAAGCTACACCCAGAGGTAACTGCCACCCTGCGCATTCAGGTCACCCCCGCATGA
- the pstS gene encoding phosphate ABC transporter substrate-binding protein PstS produces the protein MLPVHSLNRRFFLKSLSATVAGFAASQADWRQVFAQQVVNLNGAGASFPAPIYQTWAQEFGKQNPNIQINYQSVGSGAGRRQFVARTVDFGATDSIPRSEEIAQIEGEAQPPKGMVSVPMVGGAVVAAYNIPGVSSEIRLSRLALTNIFLGKITKWNDTLIASLNPRVTFPDLPITVVHRSDGSGTTEIFTSHLNAVNTEWRQRVGRGSSVNWPAGVGARGNEGVSEQIKQIPGAIGYVEFGFAKLNNLAVARLENRAGKFVTPTVESEQEGLGQIQLNERLLGSDPDPLGEASYPIVSYTWILAYRTYANAQTAQAVQAFLRYGLNEGQAFAEPLGYVPLPDAVRQRSLAAVDTIQA, from the coding sequence ATGCTACCTGTACACTCCTTGAATCGTCGCTTTTTCCTAAAGTCTTTGTCTGCCACCGTTGCTGGTTTTGCCGCTAGTCAAGCTGATTGGCGACAGGTGTTTGCTCAACAGGTGGTTAACTTAAATGGTGCAGGGGCCTCTTTCCCGGCTCCGATCTACCAAACTTGGGCACAGGAGTTTGGCAAGCAAAACCCAAACATTCAGATCAATTACCAGTCGGTGGGGAGTGGCGCTGGCCGGCGACAATTTGTGGCTCGCACGGTAGATTTTGGTGCTACAGATAGCATTCCTAGATCCGAAGAAATTGCTCAAATTGAGGGGGAAGCTCAACCTCCAAAGGGTATGGTCTCGGTGCCGATGGTGGGGGGAGCTGTGGTAGCTGCCTACAACATTCCCGGTGTGAGTTCAGAGATTCGCCTTTCTCGTCTGGCGCTCACGAATATCTTTTTGGGTAAGATCACCAAATGGAACGATACTTTGATTGCGTCCTTGAACCCACGTGTAACTTTCCCCGACCTGCCCATTACCGTCGTGCATCGTTCTGACGGCAGTGGTACCACCGAAATTTTTACCAGCCATCTCAACGCTGTTAACACTGAGTGGCGACAGCGGGTAGGGCGGGGCTCTTCTGTGAATTGGCCCGCCGGCGTGGGAGCGCGCGGCAATGAGGGGGTTTCTGAACAAATCAAACAAATTCCGGGAGCAATTGGCTATGTAGAATTTGGCTTTGCCAAGCTCAACAATCTAGCTGTAGCCCGATTGGAAAACCGCGCTGGCAAATTTGTCACTCCCACTGTTGAATCTGAGCAGGAAGGCTTAGGGCAAATTCAACTGAATGAGCGGTTGTTAGGATCTGACCCGGATCCATTGGGAGAGGCTTCCTATCCGATTGTCAGCTATACCTGGATCTTGGCCTATAGAACCTATGCCAATGCTCAAACGGCGCAGGCGGTACAAGCCTTTTTGCGCTATGGGTTAAACGAGGGACAGGCTTTTGCTGAGCCATTGGGTTATGTGCCCTTACCAGATGCTGTCCGTCAACGGTCTCTGGCAGCGGTCGATACCATTCAAGCCTGA
- the pstC gene encoding phosphate ABC transporter permease subunit PstC gives MTTTLPDSPPQFRPRVVFQRRRDQVFIWATRIAVFFSAFLLLWIALEITRQALPAIGKFGLGFLWNTTWDPVEDNYGAWPQIYGTLVSSLIALIIGIPFSFGIAIFLSEDFLPKPLRLTLIIVVELLAAIPSVVFGIWGLFVFIPFFRPIQMVLFERFNWIPIFSTPPVGPGMLTAGVVLGIMIVPIITAIAREVLVAVPPELRAAAYSMGATRWEAIFGVVLPAAIGGMLGAVVLGLGRAMGETMAVAMLIGNSRSINISILAPASNIPALLANEFGEASDQQISALMYAALILLVVTLLVNIVAEWMVRRVKLALTASQE, from the coding sequence ATGACAACGACTCTACCGGATTCTCCTCCTCAGTTTCGACCCAGAGTTGTCTTTCAGCGCCGGCGGGATCAGGTATTTATTTGGGCAACCCGAATTGCCGTCTTTTTCTCTGCCTTTTTGCTGTTGTGGATTGCCCTAGAGATTACTCGGCAGGCGTTACCGGCAATCGGAAAGTTTGGTCTGGGTTTTCTTTGGAATACCACCTGGGATCCGGTAGAGGATAACTATGGCGCTTGGCCACAAATCTACGGCACTTTGGTAAGCTCGCTGATTGCCTTGATTATCGGGATCCCGTTTAGCTTTGGAATTGCCATCTTCTTGAGTGAAGATTTCTTACCCAAGCCACTGCGGCTGACTTTGATCATTGTGGTGGAGTTGCTAGCAGCCATTCCCAGCGTGGTTTTTGGCATTTGGGGGCTATTTGTGTTCATCCCCTTTTTCCGACCCATTCAAATGGTATTGTTTGAGCGCTTTAATTGGATCCCAATTTTTAGTACACCCCCAGTTGGGCCAGGGATGCTTACAGCAGGCGTTGTGCTGGGGATCATGATTGTTCCCATTATTACCGCCATTGCACGGGAAGTGTTGGTGGCGGTACCTCCAGAACTAAGGGCAGCTGCCTACTCCATGGGGGCAACCCGTTGGGAGGCGATCTTCGGGGTGGTTTTGCCAGCAGCCATTGGGGGTATGTTGGGGGCGGTGGTGCTGGGTCTAGGCCGTGCCATGGGAGAGACGATGGCGGTGGCCATGTTGATCGGCAACTCCCGCAGTATCAACATTTCTATCCTTGCTCCGGCCAGCAACATCCCTGCTCTATTGGCGAACGAGTTTGGGGAGGCCAGCGACCAGCAGATCTCTGCTTTGATGTATGCTGCTTTGATTTTGTTGGTGGTTACTTTGTTGGTCAATATCGTGGCCGAGTGGATGGTGCGCCGCGTCAAGTTAGCTCTGACGGCTTCTCAGGAGTAA
- the pstA gene encoding phosphate ABC transporter permease PstA, with protein sequence MATQVAAKTNLFKRKARSQRVLLDWGMTALTFISSLFAIFVLGLILYYVFINGIERFNWQSFTQLPPPPGDQVGGFGNAVLGTLIVVTIAISISFPIGLLAAIYLSEFGQNSSTASALRFIIKVLTGVPSIIAGVFAYGVLVLTTKTFSALSGGVALSVLTLPIIILSCEEALRLVPRDVRDAAYALGASRVQTVFRVILPAALPVILTGVTLAVSRAAGETAPLIFTALFSFLWPSGLLRPVASLAVLIYNFAIVPFENQQKIAWGGALALVILVLITTVTFRVLLSRREENISI encoded by the coding sequence ATGGCAACCCAGGTGGCCGCCAAGACCAACCTGTTTAAGCGCAAGGCTCGTTCCCAACGGGTGCTGCTTGACTGGGGAATGACGGCTCTAACTTTCATTTCCAGTCTCTTTGCTATTTTTGTTTTGGGCTTGATTCTCTACTATGTGTTCATCAATGGCATTGAACGCTTCAACTGGCAGAGCTTCACCCAATTACCCCCTCCTCCTGGAGATCAAGTGGGTGGCTTTGGTAATGCAGTGCTGGGGACACTTATCGTGGTGACAATCGCCATTTCGATTAGCTTTCCCATTGGGTTGCTGGCCGCTATTTACCTCTCCGAATTTGGCCAAAATAGCTCTACGGCCTCAGCGTTGCGCTTCATTATCAAGGTGTTGACGGGGGTGCCTTCTATCATTGCTGGGGTGTTTGCTTATGGGGTGCTGGTGTTGACCACAAAAACGTTCTCCGCCCTTTCGGGAGGGGTGGCCCTCTCGGTGTTAACTCTGCCGATCATCATCCTTTCTTGCGAAGAGGCCCTACGTTTGGTGCCTAGGGACGTGCGGGATGCTGCCTATGCCTTGGGGGCTTCGAGAGTACAGACGGTGTTTCGGGTAATTTTGCCGGCAGCTCTGCCGGTGATCTTGACGGGGGTGACTCTGGCTGTTTCCCGAGCAGCGGGAGAGACCGCGCCATTGATTTTTACGGCTCTATTTAGCTTTTTGTGGCCAAGTGGCTTGCTCAGGCCGGTGGCCTCGCTGGCGGTGCTGATCTACAACTTTGCCATTGTTCCTTTCGAGAATCAGCAGAAGATCGCCTGGGGAGGAGCCTTGGCTTTGGTGATACTGGTTCTGATCACCACCGTCACCTTCCGTGTGTTACTCAGTCGGCGAGAAGAAAACATCTCTATCTGA
- the pstB gene encoding phosphate ABC transporter ATP-binding protein PstB, with product METKEVSVYYGSHLAVRHVSLKIPKNQITAFIGPSGCGKSTLLRCFNRMNDLIPSARVEGSVIFHQQNIYDPEVDPSEVRRRIGLVFQKPNPFPKSIYDNIAFGPRINGYQGDLDELVERTLRQAALWDEVKDKLKMSGLSLSGGQQQRLCIARTLAIQPEVILMDEPCASLDPISTLRIEELLKELGRRYTIIIVTHNMQQAARVSDFTAFYNTEIDDNGVRYGRLVEFNRTEKIFNSPAHRETEEYVSGRFG from the coding sequence ATGGAGACGAAGGAGGTGAGTGTCTATTATGGATCTCATCTGGCGGTGCGCCACGTTTCCCTGAAGATCCCCAAAAATCAAATCACGGCGTTTATCGGCCCTTCCGGCTGTGGCAAAAGCACCCTTCTACGTTGTTTTAACCGCATGAATGACTTGATCCCTTCAGCGAGAGTTGAGGGATCCGTGATTTTCCACCAACAAAACATCTATGATCCGGAGGTGGATCCTTCTGAGGTACGGCGGCGGATTGGCTTGGTGTTTCAAAAGCCCAACCCCTTTCCCAAATCGATTTACGACAACATTGCCTTTGGGCCGCGCATCAATGGCTACCAGGGGGATTTGGATGAGCTGGTGGAGCGCACCCTCCGCCAAGCTGCCCTTTGGGATGAGGTAAAGGACAAGCTGAAAATGAGTGGGCTTTCTCTTTCAGGGGGTCAACAGCAGCGTCTTTGTATTGCCCGTACCCTGGCCATCCAGCCGGAGGTGATCCTGATGGATGAGCCTTGCGCTTCATTGGATCCCATTTCCACTTTGCGCATTGAGGAGCTGTTGAAGGAGCTGGGCCGCCGCTACACGATCATCATCGTCACCCACAACATGCAGCAGGCGGCACGGGTATCTGACTTTACGGCGTTCTACAATACCGAGATTGATGACAATGGAGTCCGCTACGGGCGTTTGGTGGAATTTAACCGCACGGAAAAGATCTTTAATTCCCCGGCCCATCGGGAAACCGAGGAATATGTGAGCGGACGCTTCGGGTGA